A region from the Drosophila mauritiana strain mau12 chromosome 2L, ASM438214v1, whole genome shotgun sequence genome encodes:
- the LOC117145774 gene encoding voltage-dependent calcium channel subunit alpha-2/delta-3, with the protein MESKHWSCFVAIVLGVLIFKMHIFVAFADQDEDIPHNEVRNWALKFGVDLWEFGRQFTKMNEIKSRFKDNDIEVKRKDGIILLRELAAEVKNFMDFKRNAVMRLMDSAEQAALSELEGQGQAESPMGGQQHYDARRINEYNADGKLADGARHMDIRFMRRFERLPVNLSLSSILVPHGVDLDEPDVKSALQWSGHLDPLFQNNLEQDPALSWQYFGSSTGFLRRFPGTAWPPEGSKGSKLIHDFRTHNWFVQAASSPKDIMILLDASSSMTEKFFDLGMATAFNILDTLGEDDFVNLITFSEVVKTPVPCFKDRMVRATPDNIQEIKSAVKAIKLQDTANFTAGLEYAFSLLHKYNQSGAGSQCNQAIMLITESTSESHKDVIKQYNWPHMPVRIFTYLIGSDSGSRSNLHDMACSNKGFFVQINDYDEARRKVIDYALVMARPMIMYQADHPVHWSPVFVAGKSGGLGRDSEYQRRLVTTVSTPVFDRRNHSVRVANLLGVVGTDVPIEEIRKVIPQHKLGPNGYSFIVDNNGRVLYHPDLRPLGDANQYIDQLKPKYASVDITELELPETEFGNNNEPIEINKNLLNEMRGDMIKPKEGETEFTVMNHYDDSKRVSTRTHRYFYGPIEDTPFTLAIVLPEKYGSHEFVSQQEIRHSRNNVTEYFKGDNWRVHPDWVYCEYNSVSDLEKERESSGEYSPRDQEPSFGSPEEQVLHFLSRAGRPGWKWMSVRPKSPQPHHNMHSGSNGNAPGSSHFGSQHQSSQGSRKAEPYFCDRALLQSLVRDAMVTDGLDRNTTGSSSGKEDKQQGYQKFVVATSFVATRSGLLRWIDHVKRPEDTPEPHFSEDNVRAMDTSWYKRAIDQHSVEPDSFVYSVPFGSGYAIKSNATLVTASHAIFVEHRGHKAAAGVVGLQFQHDSLAKHFINITSACTGMTGCKRTCASDNLDCYVLDNSGFVIISEEMEHTGKFFGQIDGTIMDSLVQDRIYKRVTVNDYQGVCSDADNPYTAAGGILKPNRLGSWFFNHILALSAAWLSLMPASLRAWPQEEYTYDNEDVVFVDNNYSDEYEFGNENEYNMQVDQEMDEFFTTADVEYTTPPPRQHKPHVGPRFSPDPHNARRCDLRTDLYMLQPERLNQGGQNNPLKGKLTNCHVSGCERPFSVQKIPHSNLILLVVDTLCPCGSKQLDIEPLEEAGVIGACSTRRQGQEQESRRRPKKCINYHPEEIEIQQCGRGSTLLHMSGSVIVAHLLMVTVTFVLANA; encoded by the exons GGTTCGCAATTGGGCCTTGAAGTTCGGCGTTGACTTGTGGGAGTTTGGAcgacaatttaccaaaatgaACGAAATCAAAAGT CGCTTCAAGGACAACGACATCGAAGTGAAGCGCAAGGATGGTATTATCCTCCTGCGTGAATTGGCCGCCGAGGTGAAGAACTTTATGGATTTCAAGCGCAATGCTGTTATG cgcCTGATGGACTCCGCCGAGCAAGCTGCTCTGTCGGAGCTGGAGGGCCAGGGGCAGGCGGAATCGCCGATGGGCGGACAGCAGCACTACGATGCCCGGCGGATCAACGAATACAATGCCGATGGCAAGCTGGCTGACGGAGCCCGCCACATGGACATCCGGTTCATGCGGCGCTTCGAGCGTTTGCCGGTCAATCTCAGTCTAAGCTCGATTCTGGTCCCGCACGGCGTCGACTTGGATGAGCCGGACGTGAAGTCGGCGCTGCAGTGGAGCGGCCATTTGGATCCGCTGTTCCAGAACAACTTAGAGCAAGATCCGGCTTTGTCGTGGCAATACTTCGGCTCCTCCACAGGCTTTCTGCGCCGCTTCCCGGGCACCGCCTGGCCCCCGGAGGGCTCCAAGGGCAGCAAGCTCATCCACGACTTCCGCACGCACAATTGGTTCGTCCAGGCCGCCTCGTCGCCCAAGGATATT ATGATTCTTTTGGATGCCTCGTCGAGCATGACAGAGAAGTTCTTTGACCTGGGGATGGCCACCGCCTTTAACATATTGGACACCCTCGGTGAAGATGATTTCGTTAACCTCATTACCTTCTCGGAGGTGGTAAAAACCCCAGTGCCGTGTTTCAAGGACCGCATGGTTCGGGCCACGCCCGATAATATCCAGGAGATCAAGTCCGCAGTAAAGGCCATCAAGCTGCAGGATACGGCCAACTTTACGGCGGGTCTGGAGTACGCTTTCAGTTTGCTGCACAAG TACAATCAATCGGGGGCTGGGAGTCAGTGCAATCAGGCCATCATGTTAATCACGGAAAGCACCTCGGAGTCGCACAAGGATGTTATTAAGCAGTACAATTGGCCACACATGCCCGTCCGAATATTTACATACCTGATTGGCAGCGATTCCGGAAGCAGGAGTAATCTCCACGACATGGCCTGCTCGAACAAGGGATTCTTCGTCCAGATCAACGATTACGATGAGGCCCGCCGCAAGGTGATTGACTATGCCCTGGTAATGGCTCGTCCAATGATCATGTACCAGGCGGACCATCCGGTCCACTGGAGTCCGGTGTTTGTGGCCGGTAAGTCCGGAGGACTTGGCCGCGATTCGGAGTACCAACGGCGCCTGGTGACGACAGTTTCAACTCCGGTCTTCGATAGACGGAACCATTCGGTGCGCGTTGCCAATCTGCTGGGCGTGGTGGGCACCGATGTGCCCATCGAGGAGATCCGCAAGGTGATCCCCCAACACAAGCTGGGACCGAATGGCTATTCGTTTATCGTAGATAACAACGGAAGGGTGCTCTACCACCCTGATTTGCGTCCCTTAGGCGATGCCAACCAGTACATCGACCAGCTGAAGCCCAAGTACGCCTCGGTCGACATTACGGAGTTGGAACTGCCGGAGACGGAGTTCGGCAATAATAACGAGCCCATTGAAATTAATAAGAACCTTTTAAATGAG ATGCGTGGTGACATGATTAAACCCAAGGAGGGGGAGACGGAGTTCACGGTGATGAACCATTACGATGACTCGAAAAGGGTTTCGACCAGGACGCATCGATACTTCTACGGCCCCATCGAGGATACACCATTTACACTGGCTATTGTGCTCCCGGAGAAATACGGTAGCCATGAGTTTGTCTCCCAGCAGGAGATTCGCCATTCGCGTAACAATG TTACCGAATACTTTAAGGGGGACAACTGGCGCGTACATCCCGACTGGGTGTATTGTGAGTACAATAGCGTCAGTGACCTGGAGAAGGAAAGGGAGAGCTCCGGCGAGTACTCCCCGCGCGATCAAGAGCCCAGCTTCGGATCGCCAGAGGAGCAGGTATTGCATTTTCTGTCTCGCGCTGGACGCCCCGGTTGGAAGTGGATGTCG GTTCGACCCAAGTCGCCACAGCCACATCACAACATGCACAGTGGCTCCAACGGCAATGCGCCCGGATCGAGCCACTTTGGATCGCAGCACCAAAGCTCTCAGGGATCTCGCAAGGCTGAGCCGTACTTTTGCGATCGAGCCCTCCTCCAGAGCTTGGTGCGCGATGCCATGGTAACTGATGGACTCGATAGGAACACGACAGGATCCTCCAGCGGCAAGGAGGATAAGCA GCAAGGATACCAGAAGTTTGTGGTCGCTACTTCGTTCGTTGCTACGAGATCGGGTCTTCTCCGGTGGATTGATCATGTAAAGCGACCCGAGGATACCCCTGAGCC TCACTTCAGCGAAGATAATGTTAGAGCCATGGACACATCCTGGTATAAGAGGGCAATTGACCAGCATTCTGTGGAACCAGACAGTTTTGTGTACAGTGTACCTTTTGGGTCGGGCTATGCCATTAAGTCGAACGCCACTCTGGTGACCGCCTCCCATGCCATATTTGTGGAGCATCGAGGTCACAAAGCTGCAGCCGGAGTTGTGGGTCTCCAATTTCAGCACGATTCTTTAGCAAAGCATTTTATAAACATCACCTCAGCC TGCACTGGAATGACTGGCTGCAAGAGAACCTGCGCTTCGGACAATTTGGATTGCTATGTTCTAGACAACAGTGGCTTTGTTATCATATCCGAAGAGATGGAGCACACGGGCAAGTTCTTTGGACAGATCGATGGCACCATTATGGATTCTTTGGTCCAGGATCGCATATACAAGAGAGTTACGGTGAACGATTATCAGGGTGTCTGCTCCGATGCGGATAATCCATATACGGCTGCAGGAGGGATTTTGAAACCGAATCGCCTGGGCTCCTGGTTCTTCAATCATATTTTGGCCCTGAGTGCAGCCTGGTTGTCCCTGATGCCTGCTTCCCTGCGGGCATGGCCGCAGGAGGAGTATACCTACGACAACGAGGATGTTGTTTTCGTGGACAATAATTACTCTGATGAATACGAGTTCGGAAATGAAAACGAATACAATATGCAGGTGGATCAGGAAATGGACGAATTTTTCACCACAGCCGACGTG GAATATACGACACCACCGCCTAGACAGCATAAACCTCACGTTGGACCGAGATTTTCACCAGATCCTCACAACGCCAGACGTTGTGATCTCCGCACGGATCTCTATATGCTTCAGCCCGAGCGCCTGAATCAGGGTGGTCAAAACAATCCGCTTAAG GGTAAATTAACCAACTGTCATGTGTCTGGATGCGAGCGTCCTTTCAGCGTTCAAAAGATCCCGCACAGCAACCTGATCCTGTTGGTGGTGGACACCTTGTGTCCATGTGGCTCAAAGCAACTGGACATTGAGCCCTTGGAGGAGGCGGGCGTAATCG GAGCCTGCAGTACGAGACGACAGGGACAGGAGCAAGAGTCCCGAAGGCGCCCCAAAAAGTGCATCAACTATCATCCCGAGGAGATCGAAATTCAGCAATGTGGACGAGGCAGCACTCTGCTGCACATGTCGGGATCGGTAATTGTGGCCCATCTTTTGATGGTGACCGTGACCTTTGTGCTGGCCAATGCGTGA
- the LOC117145799 gene encoding uncharacterized protein LOC117145799, translating into MDSRTFVLLLLIGCLIVGCCMAAPQGCGGGFYSKNGNLVIDVNNIQSHLDCVNRQHQRG; encoded by the coding sequence ATGGATTCGCGAACCTTCGTTTTACTCTTGCTAATTGGCTGCCTTATTGTGGGATGCTGCATGGCTGCTCCTCAAGGATGTGGCGGTGGATTTTATAGCAAAAATGGAAACCTGGTGATCGACGTAAATAATATTCAAAGCCACCTCGACTGTGTAAATCGGCAGCATCAACGTGGATAA
- the LOC117145782 gene encoding phenoloxidase-activating factor 2-like, producing the protein MDSMYGIIAIVSLILVAGQVQAQGQSCGGSDRHHCVARHMCKNQLDFRMAMSYRNLGCVSTAICCPKNRTIQKPVVIINEPIADPHCGFVNSKGVTFSFSEDDTGLAQEGEVPWMVALLDARTRSYVAGGALIAPHVVITARQRTENMNANQLVVRAGEWDFKTATEQFPHVDVPIRSIVRHPGFSLETGGNNVALVFLRRSLTSSRHINSICMPSAPKNYDFTRCIFTGWGKNSFDDSSYMNVMKKVSLPVVPSRTCEQQLRPYYGNDFKLDNSLMCAGGEPGKDSCAGDGGSPLACPMKDNPNRYELAGIVNFGVSCGLPGVPAVYTSVANVIGWIVMETNEGPIPEEREGVPYASPALSAGPHLQQWNQPNYGGHPTSYPNVDSMPWQVLEADSDLASSPYVSYHPVEDSGINISSADHGNEQQIIKPIQEDKPNEPDDFFNSVFSTTMEYNFD; encoded by the exons ATGGATTCAATGTACGGAATTATTGCAATAGTGTCGCTCATCCTGGTCGCTGGTCAAGTCCAGGCACAGGGCCAAAGTTGCGGTGGATCAGATAGACACCATTGCGTCGCGCGTCATATGTGCAAGAACCAACTTGATTTTCGAATGGCAATGTCATACCGCAACCTAGGTTGTGTTTCCACTGCGATTTGCTGCCCCAAAAACCGAACA ATCCAGAAGCCTGTCGTCATCATTAATGAACCGATAGCTGATCCCCACTGCGGATTTGTCAACTCGAAAGGTGTGACCTTCTCATTTAGTGAGGATGATACGGGCTTGGCCCAGGAGGGGGAGGTACCATGGATGGTGGCCTTGCTGGATGCCAGAACCCGCAGCTACGTGGCCGGTGGTGCCCTTATCGCTCCACATGTAGTGATCACGGCCAGGCAAAGGACAGAAAACATGAACGCAAACCAGCTTGTTGTGCGGGCTGGCGAATGGGACTTTAAGACCGCTACCGAGCAGTTTCCACATGTGGACGTTCCTATTCGGTCGATTGTCCGTCATCCTGGCTTCAGTTTAGAGACTGGGGGCAATAATGTGGCCCTTGTGTTTCTCCGCAGATCGCTCACAAGCTCCCGCCACATAAATTCAATATGTATGCCGTCGGCTCCAAAGAATTATGATTTCACCCGGTGCATATTTACGGGCTGGGGAAAGAATTCGTTCGATGATTCCTCCTACATGAATGTCATGAAAAAGGTATCATTGCCGGTGGTCCCAAGTCGTACCTGTGAGCAGCAACTTCGCCCCTATTACGGAAACGATTTCAAACTGGACAACAGCTTGATGTGCGCAGGCGGTGAGCCTGGAAAAGATTCGTGCGCGGGTGACGGTGGATCCCCGCTAGCCTGCCCAATGAAAGACAATCCGAATCGCTACGAACTGGCAGGCATTGTGAACTTCGGCGTTAGCTGCGGATTGCCTGGCGTCCCAGCTGTTTATACAAGTGTGGCTAACGTAATCGGATGGATTGTAATGGAAACTAACGAAGGGCCGATACCTGAAGAGCGGGAGGGGGTTCCTTACGCAAGTCCAGCACTTTCTGCAGGCCCGCATCTTCAACAGTGGAATCAACCGAACTATGGAGGGCATCCGACAAGCTATCCAAATGTTGATTCCATGCCATGGCAGGTCCTAGAAGCTGATAGTGATCTTGCCAGTAGTCCGTACGTTAGTTATCACCCTGTTGAAGACAGCGGGATCAACATTTCCTCTGCTGATCATGGAAATGAACAACAAATTATTAAACCCATTCAGGAAGACAAGCCGAACGAGCCAGATGATTTTTTTAATAGCGTATTTTCAACCACAATGGAATACAATTTCGATTAA